In Paenibacillus sp. G2S3, a single window of DNA contains:
- a CDS encoding Ger(x)C family spore germination protein, translating to MNKKLARGVLRLMIALQFTLVLSGCWERKELNEVAFVLGIGIDKADIGYTVSMQVVIPSAISSQANGGGGGSGVPVVVYKFTVPTFYDAQRKLNLDSARTSYLGHIRVLVIGEELARSGVGEILDVFKRSREPRMDFYVMVARDTTASDVLKVLTPMDKLPANKLFSSLDNSYKDSAKTVAVTLDDFIENLLSQGENPVLTGVEVMGDPEEGEDKSNVERTMPKARLEYHTVAVFRKDKLIGWLNESETIGYNYINDKVTSHSGPVAGEDGKPIVIEAIQASTKRKVKFIDGEPHIYLNVKALCNIEEVQSTENLELESTIKRLEKETEERIIERMQNTVEQVNNRFNVDIMGFGQSIYHASPKAWAKLQQKKGNDYLKSLPIHYSASVVINRVGLTDNSFLEKIKE from the coding sequence ATGAATAAAAAATTAGCTAGAGGCGTTCTCCGATTGATGATCGCTCTCCAATTTACGTTAGTGCTAAGTGGCTGTTGGGAAAGAAAGGAGCTGAATGAGGTAGCCTTTGTCCTGGGGATAGGGATCGACAAGGCTGACATTGGTTATACAGTTTCGATGCAGGTCGTTATTCCATCTGCGATTTCCTCACAAGCGAATGGAGGAGGGGGAGGCAGCGGAGTCCCTGTAGTTGTTTATAAATTTACGGTACCTACGTTTTATGATGCACAGCGTAAGTTGAATCTGGATAGCGCTAGGACGAGTTATCTCGGTCATATCCGGGTGTTGGTTATTGGGGAGGAGCTTGCCCGCTCCGGAGTGGGCGAGATACTGGATGTATTTAAAAGAAGTCGGGAACCACGTATGGATTTCTACGTGATGGTAGCGAGAGATACAACCGCCAGCGATGTCTTGAAAGTCCTTACACCTATGGATAAATTACCGGCAAACAAATTATTTAGTTCGCTAGATAATTCTTATAAAGATTCAGCAAAAACAGTCGCCGTCACGCTGGATGATTTTATCGAAAATTTATTATCTCAAGGTGAAAATCCCGTACTGACCGGAGTGGAAGTTATGGGAGATCCCGAAGAGGGAGAGGACAAAAGCAATGTAGAGCGAACAATGCCTAAGGCGAGATTGGAATACCATACTGTAGCTGTGTTCAGAAAAGACAAACTAATCGGTTGGCTAAACGAGAGTGAAACGATTGGTTACAATTATATCAACGATAAGGTAACGTCACATTCTGGCCCGGTAGCTGGGGAAGACGGAAAGCCTATTGTTATCGAAGCGATCCAGGCTTCAACCAAACGCAAAGTGAAATTTATTGATGGGGAGCCGCATATTTACCTTAATGTGAAGGCGCTTTGCAATATTGAAGAAGTGCAAAGTACAGAGAATTTGGAATTGGAAAGCACCATAAAACGTTTGGAAAAGGAAACAGAAGAACGGATTATAGAGCGGATGCAAAACACTGTGGAGCAAGTAAATAATCGCTTCAATGTTGATATTATGGGATTTGGACAATCAATCTACCATGCCAGTCCTAAAGCTTGGGCAAAGCTACAGCAAAAAAAGGGCAACGATTACCTTAAATCATTGCCCATCCATTATAGTGCCTCAGTAGTTATTAACCGCGTAGGTCTGACAGATAATTCTTTTCTTGAAAAAATCAAGGAGTGA
- a CDS encoding SDR family NAD(P)-dependent oxidoreductase: MSSNRFENKVVIITGAGTGIGKATALRVAREGGTVVVANRSDAGANTVEEIKALGGEAMFVRSDVSLEADCKNIVDQTLAAYGKIDCLYNNSAITGDNTDVIDYDPLLFQKVIQTNLTSQFYMLHYTLPHMKSGASVLNCSSLHGIFIGMANDAAYSASKHAIVGMTKSVAKEVGHRNIRVNALCPGPIPTPTMNRYEKLLSDDVEMLQSLIASGTALGRYGTPEEVAAFACFLLSDEASFITGTAHVIDGGYSATK, translated from the coding sequence ATGAGTAGCAACAGATTTGAGAACAAAGTAGTTATTATTACAGGTGCAGGTACCGGAATCGGAAAAGCTACAGCCTTAAGAGTAGCAAGAGAGGGCGGTACTGTAGTAGTTGCCAATCGATCAGATGCTGGCGCTAACACAGTCGAGGAAATCAAGGCTCTAGGTGGGGAAGCGATGTTTGTTCGGTCAGATGTTTCTCTCGAAGCAGACTGCAAAAATATCGTAGATCAAACATTAGCAGCTTATGGTAAAATTGATTGCCTATATAATAACTCAGCAATTACAGGAGATAATACGGATGTTATAGACTATGATCCGTTGTTGTTTCAAAAAGTGATTCAGACAAATCTCACTAGCCAATTCTACATGTTGCATTATACATTACCTCATATGAAATCTGGCGCCTCCGTTCTAAACTGCTCCTCTTTGCATGGTATTTTTATCGGGATGGCCAATGATGCAGCCTATTCGGCAAGTAAACATGCCATTGTGGGGATGACTAAATCGGTTGCCAAAGAAGTAGGTCACCGGAACATTAGAGTAAATGCTCTTTGCCCTGGACCTATCCCTACACCAACCATGAACAGATATGAAAAGCTGTTGTCTGACGATGTAGAGATGCTTCAATCTCTTATTGCTTCTGGAACGGCTCTAGGTAGATATGGTACGCCTGAGGAAGTCGCTGCTTTTGCATGTTTCCTTCTAAGTGATGAGGCTTCGTTTATTACAGGTACAGCACATGTGATTGACGGGGGCTATTCCGCAACAAAGTAA